From the genome of Leguminivora glycinivorella isolate SPB_JAAS2020 chromosome Z, LegGlyc_1.1, whole genome shotgun sequence, one region includes:
- the LOC125241040 gene encoding rhythmically expressed gene 2 protein-like: MMSLRGIKLVTLDATNTILKFRVPPWQHYAAVAQDFGFIVDAQQVKKQMLGGFKSMSKDHPNFGRNTIAWEEWWRKLVQSSFTGLLPSSTNVNDIANRLIEDFKTTKCWKRADGGEKLLKLLHDKGVSVGVISNYDPRLREVLQNINFGNHFDFIVTSYDVGFSKPDKNIFNHAMQLNKNLVPEQCLHIGDDVEKDYEGARAAGWHAVLVAAELAETPPAGKHVFKDLNALNLAIQKDELVL, encoded by the coding sequence ATGATGAGCCTCCGGGGTATAAAATTGGTCACATTAGATGCTACAAATACAATATTAAAGTTCCGGGTACCCCCTTGGCAGCACTATGCAGCAGTAGCACAGGATTTTGGCTTTATTGTGGACGCGCAACAAGTTAAAAAGCAGATGTTAGGCGGCtttaaatctatgtcaaaagatCACCCTAATTTCGGTAGAAATACTATAGCTTGGGAGGAGTGGTGGAGAAAACTTGTACAATCATCGTTTACAGGACTGCTGCCTTCATCGACAAATGTCAATGACATCGCAAACAGGCTGATAGAAGACTTTAAAACTACAAAATGCTGGAAACGTGCAGACGGTGGTGAAAAACTGCTAAAGTTATTGCATGACAAAGGTGTATCCGTCGGTGTCATCTCTAACTACGATCCCAGACTTCGTGAAGTACTGCAGAATATAAATTTTGGTAATCATTTTGATTTTATTGTAACATCTTATGATGTCGGGTTCAGTAAACCTGACAAGAATATTTTTAACCACGCTATGCAACTGAACAAGAATTTGGTGCCGGAGCAGTGTCTCCATATTGGGGATGACGTGGAGAAGGATTATGAAGGGGCGCGGGCAGCTGGCTGGCACGCCGTGCTGGTCGCTGCGGAGTTGGCTGAGACACCACCAGCTGGGAAGCATGTGTTCAAGGATCTAAATGCACTAAACTTGGCCATTCAAAAGGATGAGTTGGTGCTCTGA
- the LOC125241038 gene encoding ephrin type-B receptor 1-B gives MISLWVILVAAWGARGEQVMLLDTTTEATLSWTRFPYGPQASTPGWLEESYTNFEKQINWRSYVVCDVAHHNVNNWLWTPFIERRNANRIYIEIKFTIRDCSLFPGNALSCKETFSLLYYEFDVATREQPPWEPESYKLVGPIAAGEGRFNTNSEVDINTEVKSIAVTKRGVYFAFRDKGACISLLAVKVYYITCPETTINFARFPATPTGREVTVIEQANGTCVENAETAPGEAAPVYLCKGDGKWTLPSGSCKCRAGYEPDHHNQECNECQPGKFKSYTGDDPCAPCPDYSETLAYASVECKCVPGFYRAKKDPKNVPCTQPPSAPDNLTVLIADQFSISLTWKPPHKNGGRNDVTYRVYCTNCGPNVEYRPAATGLNSTKVTISNLEPVTEYKFQVFAENGVTELTGEPPKKAEITAITEASVSVVTKLRVLNAESDKLSIAWNAPPIDSSDPDDTIESYEVKCFPKDNSEKSGNTTLKITKEPHVIITGLKRDTEYGIRVRAKMKRGWGEFSNVVYTRTGAVQQTETSFVGDEEGAQVRLVAGVMVAVVVLSVIAIIATVLFLRSRADDECDKKQPNDCNALNYRNGEVYTGPERPAKTSSNATTPLFAGTGSRTYIDPHTYEDPNQAVREFAREIDASCITIEAIIGGGEFGDVCRGKLKLPASCGQEIDVAIKTLKPGSTERARRDFLAEASIMGQFEHPNVIFLQGVVTKCNPIMIITEFMENGSLDTFLRANDGKFRVLQLVGMLRGIATGMQYLSEMNYIHRDLAARNVLVNSQLVCKIADFGLSREIESTADGAYTTRGGKIPVRWTAPEAIAFRKFTSASDVWSMGIVCWEVMSFGERPYWNWSNQDVIKSIEKGYRLPAPMDCPEAVYQLMLDCWQKERTHRPTFSSIVKTLDKLIRCPDTLRKIAQNRSADPLAGDTPDMIQFSSVEEWLECIKMSRYIEKFRAAGIADMDAVVDLTVHQLASLGVTLVGHQKKIMNSVQNMRAQIRVSGPYGFLV, from the coding sequence ATGATTAGTTTGTGGGTGATCCTTGTGGCGGCGTGGGGAGCGCGCGGGGAACAGGTGATGCTTTTGGACACGACCACAGAAGCTACATTATCGTGGACGAGGTTTCCGTACGGGCCGCAGGCGAGCACGCCAGGGTGGTTGGAGGAGTCATACACGAACTTCGAGAAGCAGATTAACTGGCGTTCGTACGTGGTGTGCGATGTGGCGCATCACAACGTTAACAACTGGTTGTGGACGCCGTTCATAGAGAGACGGAACGCCAATCGTATTTATATCGAAATAAAGTTCACCATTCGCGATTGCTCGCTGTTCCCGGGCAACGCTCTGAGCTGCAAAGAGACCTTCAGTTTGCTGTATTATGAGTTCGACGTCGCGACGCGCGAGCAGCCTCCGTGGGAACCCGAGAGCTACAAGTTAGTCGGCCCTATCGCCGCTGGCGAAGGGCGCTTTAACACTAATTCCGAGGTCGACATCAACACCGAAGTGAAAAGCATAGCTGTCACCAAAAGAGGTGTCTATTTTGCCTTCAGAGACAAAGGTGCTTGTATATCACTACTTGCCGTTAAAGTGTACTATATAACATGCCCGGAGACAACTATAAATTTTGCGAGGTTCCCGGCCACTCCTACTGGAAGAGAAGTCACTGTTATAGAACAGGCCAATGGCACCTGTGTTGAGAATGCAGAGACTGCTCCTGGTGAGGCTGCCCCTGTATATTTATGCAAAGGTGATGGCAAGTGGACTCTGCCCAGTGGCTCCTGCAAGTGCCGGGCTGGCTATGAACCTGACCATCACAACCAGGAATGTAACGAGTGCCAGCCAGGTAAATTCAAGTCCTACACAGGAGATGATCCCTGTGCGCCATGCCCAGACTACTCTGAAACATTAGCTTATGCATCAGTGGAATGTAAGTGTGTTCCTGGCTTTTACAGAGCTAAAAAGGACCCCAAGAATGTACCATGCACACAGCCACCTTCAGCACCTGACAATTTAACTGTTCTGATTGCTGATCAGTTTTCCATTTCTCTCACTTGGAAGCCCCCACACAAGAATGGAGGGCGGAATGATGTCACATACCGGGTGTATTGTACTAATTGTGGCCCTAATGTTGAGTACCGGCCTGCAGCCACTGGACTTAATTCCACAAAGGTTACCATCAGCAATTTGGAGCCTGTGACTGAATACAAATTTCAAGTTTTTGCTGAAAATGGAGTCACCGAGCTGACTGGTGAACCACCAAAGAAAGCTGAAATAACTGCAATTACCGAAGCTTCTGTCAGTGTTGTGACAAAACTTAGGGTCTTAAATGCTGAGAGTGATAAATTGTCTATTGCTTGGAATGCACCACCCATTGATTCGTCTGATCCAGATGACACTATTGAGAGCTATGAAGTTAAATGCTTCCCTAAAGACAATTCTGAGAAAAGTGGTAACACAACACTTAAAATTACGAAAGAGCCTCACGTGATTATAACAGGATTAAAAAGGGACACGGAATATGGAATCAGAGTGAGAGCAAAAATGAAGAGAGGCTGGGGGGAGTTCAGCAACGTCGTGTACACTAGAACTGGTGCCGTGCAGCAGACCGAGACAAGCTTCGTAGGTGACGAGGAGGGTGCCCAAGTCAGGTTAGTCGCCGGCGTCATGGTGGCCGTCGTTGTACTCTCTGTGATAGCCATCATTGCGACGGTTCTATTCCTACGCTCACGAGCCGACGACGAGTGTGACAAGAAACAGCCGAACGACTGCAACGCACTCAACTACAGAAACGGAGAAGTATACACGGGCCCAGAACGCCCAGCCAAGACTAGCAGCAACGCCACCACTCCTCTCTTCGCCGGCACCGGGTCCAGGACCTACATTGACCCCCACACTTACGAAGACCCTAATCAGGCAGTCAGAGAATTCGCACGCGAAATCGACGCTTCTTGTATCACAATAGAGGCGATTATCGGAGGCGGAGAATTCGGAGACGTCTGCCGCGGCAAGCTAAAGCTGCCAGCTAGCTGCGGACAAGAAATAGACGTCGCTATTAAGACACTCAAGCCCGGCTCGACCGAGAGAGCTAGACGAGATTTTCTCGCCGAGGCATCCATTATGGGGCAATTTGAACACCCTAATGTTATTTTCCTACAAGGCGTCGTGACTAAATGCAACCCTATTATGATAATTACTGAATTTATGGAAAACGGGTCGCTAGACACTTTCCTGCGAGCGAACGACGGAAAATTCCGCGTGCTGCAGCTAGTCGGTATGCTGAGAGGAATAGCTACCGGCATGCAATATCTGTCCGAAATGAACTACATACATCGTGACCTTGCGGCGCGAAATGTACTAGTTAATTCTCAACTGGTCTGCAAAATTGCGGACTTCGGTCTGTCGCGCGAAATAGAGTCGACCGCCGACGGAGCGTACACAACCCGCGGCGGCAAGATCCCAGTACGGTGGACGGCCCCAGAGGCCATCGCGTTTAGAAAATTCACATCGGCCAGCGACGTCTGGTCCATGGGCATCGTTTGCTGGGAAGTCATGAGTTTCGGCGAGCGACCATATTGGAACTGGAGCAATCAGGACGTAATAAAATCTATAGAGAAAGGCTATCGCCTTCCCGCGCCTATGGATTGTCCAGAAGCAGTTTACCAGTTGATGCTCGACTGCTGGCAAAAGGAAAGGACGCATAGGCCTACGTTTTCCAGTATCGTAAAGACGCTGGATAAGCTCATACGTTGTCCGGACACGCTACGTAAAATAGCGCAGAATCGGTCGGCGGACCCTCTTGCGGGCGACACGCCAGACATGATCCAGTTCTCGTCGGTAGAAGAATGGCTGGAATGCATCAAGATGTCGCGGTACATCGAGAAGTTCCGCGCGGCGGGCATCGCGGACATGGACGCCGTGGTGGACCTGACCGTGCACCAGCTGGCGTCGCTCGGGGTGACCCTGGTGGGTCATCAGAAGAAAATTATGAACAGTGTCCAAAATATGCGGGCGCAGATCCGCGTCAGCGGCCCCTACGGGTTTTTGGTGTGA